Proteins encoded in a region of the Saccharothrix ecbatanensis genome:
- a CDS encoding acyl-CoA dehydrogenase family protein, with the protein MRAEDLKAVRRFVRDELGADETRLDELTEKPLEVYEKFRETGLANWWLPEELGGRGLTLEDSVEIVNELSYGDAGVAFTLFISILGTTMVQLYGSDELKQRYLAPMAAGGTFCASLGSERTAGSELGKIETVVAKDGGDLVLNGEKFFSTNTDFADFLVVIARSADDPEDYPAVVVPRGTPGVEIVKRWDVIGLRASHTYQVSLKNVRVPAGNQLAGSGLRLLEIGLNASRILIATTALGIARRIRDHCMNYAKTKPFRDGTLLESPVFAQRLGQMEMQIDVMKSHLLRSARDFDKIMADPDAPALFNRQGTVKSALTAKMFCGQAGWDVASVGSEMFGGLGYTHEMPIGKLMRDIRYVSIVEGGDDVLRELVFGRYVVPVPRRT; encoded by the coding sequence ATGAGGGCAGAAGACCTGAAGGCCGTGCGGCGGTTCGTCCGGGACGAACTCGGCGCGGATGAGACGCGACTCGACGAGTTGACCGAAAAGCCGTTGGAGGTGTACGAGAAGTTCCGCGAGACCGGGCTGGCGAACTGGTGGCTGCCGGAGGAGCTGGGTGGCCGCGGGTTGACGCTGGAGGACAGCGTCGAGATCGTGAACGAGCTGTCCTACGGTGACGCGGGCGTGGCCTTCACGCTGTTCATCTCGATCCTCGGCACCACGATGGTGCAGCTGTACGGGTCGGACGAGCTGAAGCAGCGTTACCTGGCGCCGATGGCGGCGGGCGGCACGTTCTGCGCGTCCCTGGGCAGTGAGCGCACCGCGGGCAGTGAGCTCGGCAAGATCGAGACCGTGGTCGCGAAGGACGGGGGAGACCTCGTCCTGAACGGCGAGAAGTTCTTCTCCACCAACACGGACTTCGCCGACTTCCTCGTCGTCATCGCCCGTTCGGCGGACGACCCGGAGGACTACCCGGCGGTAGTCGTGCCGCGCGGGACGCCGGGTGTGGAGATCGTCAAGCGGTGGGACGTCATCGGCCTGCGCGCGTCGCACACGTACCAGGTGTCGCTGAAGAACGTCCGGGTGCCGGCCGGCAACCAGCTCGCGGGTTCCGGCCTGCGGCTGCTGGAGATCGGCTTGAACGCCAGCCGGATCCTGATCGCCACGACGGCGCTCGGTATCGCGCGGCGCATCCGTGACCACTGCATGAACTACGCCAAGACCAAGCCGTTCCGCGACGGCACGCTCCTGGAGAGCCCGGTGTTCGCGCAGCGGCTGGGCCAGATGGAGATGCAGATCGACGTCATGAAGAGCCACCTGCTGCGCTCGGCCCGTGACTTCGACAAGATCATGGCCGACCCGGACGCGCCGGCACTGTTCAACCGGCAGGGCACGGTGAAGTCGGCGCTGACCGCGAAGATGTTCTGCGGTCAGGCGGGCTGGGACGTGGCGAGCGTCGGTTCGGAGATGTTCGGCGGGCTCGGCTACACCCACGAGATGCCGATCGGGAAGCTGATGCGGGACATCCGCTACGTCTCGATCGTGGAGGGTGGGGACGACGTGCTGCGGGAACTGGTGTTCGGCCGCTACGTCGTACCGGTGCCACGGCGGACGTAA
- a CDS encoding type I polyketide synthase produces the protein MYGNQAERSGGTADTVGRAVAVVGMSCRVPRAQDVNAFWRLLRDGVDAITEAPADRWHDLPDLAPYRRGGFIDKVADFDAGFFGISPREAVAMDPRQRLALELTWEALEDAGVAAEDLRGSDTAVFLGAASDDYASLVQRHGTDAVSHHSLAGLSRGVIANRVSHRFGFHGPSITVDTVQSSSLVAVHLAGETLLSGAARMAVAGGVHLNLVPESTLALARAGALSPDGRSYTFDARANGTVRGEGAGMVVLKRLEDAIADGDQIHCVLLGGAVNHDGDGSALTVPDGDSQQALLREAYARAGVNPADVQYVELHGTGTRAGDPVEAGALGSVLGSARDADRPLLVGSVKTNIGHLDAAAGVVGLIKVALAIKHDVLPASLNFTEPHPSIPMDEWRLSVNAAAGPWPGDGPKLAGVSSFGVGGTNCHVVVASPPALVEPDIEPSVARPVPVVLSGDSAAALRAQAERLRDWVTADADARPADIGYSTVTTRSLLKHRGVVVAADRVELMAGLAAMAADEPAANVVTGSVTPGSGVVWVFPGQGSQWVGMARELWDSSPVFATRMSECEQVLGDLVDWSLREVLADEAALARVDVVQPALFAVMVSLAEVWRSVGLVPDAVVGHSQGEIAAACAAGIISLADGLRLVVGRSKAIDAGLSGRGTMASLAMPADDVDQDKVSVAAVNGPNSVVISGAVDAVRAVVADCESRGIRAKVIPVDYASHSTHVESVRDEVLRVADGITTTDSGIAFFSTVTGGLVDVAELDAEYWFRNLRERVRFSETIKALADAGHNTFVELSPHPVLTAAIQDTVADVVVQGTLRRNEEQSRRLLLSMAELCTKGVAVRWESLFEGARRVALPTYAFQRQSFWVSGERVEHEVPRPVGTPTVEPVETHVERTAKRLAEQDLWTLVRSHSAAVLGLADPKAVGADSTFKELGFDSVTAVELSNRLNAAAGLKLPTSLLYDHPTPSAVVRHMRDQLSGSEADEHQVAPARAAGHDEPIAIIGMSCRYPGGVASPEDLWRLVADGADAITPFPDNRGWPTAGGDYASVGGFLHDAGDFDPGFFRISPREALSMDPQQRLVLEVVWEALERAGQNPNELRRTPTAVFLGAMSQDYLPRLGEVPDEVAGHALTGTASSVVSGRVAYTLGFEGPAVTVDTACSSSLVALHMAAQSLRSGDSSLALAGGVTIMSTPGIFIEFSRQNGLAADGRCKAFSGSADGTGWSEGVGMLVLERLSDARRNGHRVLAVLRGSAINQDGESNGLTAPNGPSQERVIRQALANAGLSTVDVDAVEAHGTGTQLGDPIEAQALLATYGKERPEPLWLGSVKSNIGHTQAAAGVAGVIKMIMAMRHGVLPRTLHVDEPTPHVDWTTGAVELLTERRSWPEADRPRRAGVSSFGISGTNAHVILEQGDVEEVAVEDAEPDAVVPWLLSARNASALTGQAERLLAAVSADTAPRVADVAMTLATGRAALDHRAVVFGTGRAELLPALEALATDERAAGLVTGSASVMPEVGVLFSGQGSQRLGMSRELVQRFPVFAEAWNTVCAEFAPLLDHSIDEVVSAEPDSDLAALLDETAMTQPALFAFEVAAFRLIESLGVVPAVLTGHSIGELAAAHVAGVFSLSDAVKLVAARGRLMQALPRGGAMVAIQADEDEIREALDGYEETASIAAINGPLATVISGEEDAVLDIEGMFSGAGYKTQRLRVSHAFHSPLMEPMLAEFEQVARSVSYATPQLPVISNVTGALAGAGELERPEYWVRHVREAVRFADGVRAAVAAGVGVFVEVGPDGVLAAMAQETLAEVAPDVTAVPVVRKKRPEVRSLVEALARLHVAGVPVDWRAYFTAVGVEGRSVDLPTYAFQRQRYWVKAEAPRGDVSGAGLTAIEHPFLSAVTELAIGDQIVLSGHVSPAVDGWLADHRIFDGVVFPGAAYVEMALQAMDLAGCGRVAELTLEKPLTLAADSVQLQLTIGGADDAGAREIGVHSRVVGSRTWTRHAAGVLAVGVAVPESAPETWPPAGAEAVDLEAFYPELADRGYGYGHAFRGLRGLWRSGEDEVFGEVRLPDEVPHASSGFVVHPALFDAALHPILSLLAGEDSTQALLPYAWSGVTRHALAGPDLRVRVAKIGVNEVSLRITRPDGALVLSVDSLALMPASVEQLTASATADALFAVDWTALSDSAGAGAGDAEFTHVMASVGVDVPAAARATAHEMLGQLRKWLDDGTRRVIVTRGAVAVSKGEVPDLALAPVWGLVRSAQAEHPGRFVLVDTDGDQASLAALEKLDLSEPQVAIRGGVAYVPRLAAAPTASVDRPQWTGGTVLLTGATGGLGGLFARHLVATHGAQRLLMLSRRGAAAPGASALAEELTALGAEVVHAACDVSDRDALAAEIARIPAEAPLTAVVHLAGVLDDSSVESMTPEQLDRVFQPKVDAAWHLHELTADLGLSAFVLYSSVAGVFGTAGQANYAAANTFLDALAAQRRAEGLPAVSLAWGPWELGMAGELGDADLARFRRAGFVPLPAGTGTAVFDTALGLDAAVVVAAVVDRAGLREQENVHTLFHGMVTPRQQPKVVETGGVPPLVQRLGELPAQERTDEMLRMLLSTSALVLGYPSTDDIEADMSFKEIGFDSLSGVEFRNHVKKDTGVEIPATIIFNYPTPAALADHLVDRLFGADVSEPVELDENTAEDDELDEEIDGLDLDDLINRAFSE, from the coding sequence ATGTACGGGAATCAGGCCGAGCGATCCGGCGGCACCGCCGACACGGTCGGGCGTGCCGTCGCCGTCGTCGGCATGTCGTGCCGAGTTCCGCGGGCACAGGACGTCAACGCCTTCTGGCGGCTGCTGCGCGACGGCGTGGACGCCATCACCGAGGCGCCCGCGGACCGCTGGCACGACTTACCCGACCTGGCCCCGTACCGCCGGGGTGGGTTCATCGACAAGGTGGCCGACTTCGACGCCGGGTTCTTCGGCATCTCACCGCGCGAAGCCGTGGCCATGGACCCGCGCCAGCGCCTGGCGCTGGAGCTGACCTGGGAAGCGCTGGAAGACGCCGGTGTGGCCGCGGAGGACCTGCGCGGCAGCGACACGGCGGTGTTCCTCGGCGCGGCGAGCGACGACTACGCGTCCCTCGTGCAGCGGCACGGCACGGACGCGGTGTCGCACCACTCCCTGGCGGGCCTGAGCCGCGGCGTGATCGCCAACCGGGTCTCCCACCGGTTCGGCTTCCACGGCCCGAGCATCACGGTGGACACGGTGCAGTCGTCCTCGCTGGTCGCCGTGCACCTGGCCGGCGAGACCCTGCTGTCCGGCGCCGCGCGGATGGCGGTGGCCGGTGGCGTGCACCTGAACCTGGTGCCGGAGAGCACGCTGGCCCTGGCCCGTGCGGGCGCGCTGTCCCCGGACGGCCGCAGCTACACGTTCGACGCCCGCGCCAACGGCACTGTCCGCGGTGAGGGCGCCGGCATGGTCGTCCTCAAGCGCCTTGAGGACGCGATCGCCGACGGCGACCAGATCCACTGCGTGCTGCTCGGCGGCGCGGTGAACCACGACGGCGACGGCTCGGCCCTGACCGTGCCCGACGGCGACTCGCAGCAGGCGTTGCTGCGCGAGGCGTACGCCCGTGCCGGCGTGAACCCCGCCGACGTCCAGTACGTCGAGCTGCACGGCACCGGCACGCGTGCGGGTGACCCGGTCGAGGCCGGTGCGCTGGGATCGGTGCTGGGTTCCGCCCGTGACGCCGACCGGCCGCTGCTCGTCGGGTCGGTCAAGACGAACATCGGGCACCTGGACGCCGCGGCCGGTGTCGTGGGCCTGATCAAGGTCGCGTTGGCGATCAAGCACGACGTGCTGCCCGCCAGCCTCAACTTCACCGAGCCGCACCCGTCGATCCCGATGGACGAGTGGCGCCTCTCGGTCAACGCCGCCGCCGGTCCGTGGCCGGGTGACGGTCCCAAGCTGGCCGGTGTCAGCTCCTTCGGCGTCGGCGGCACGAACTGCCACGTCGTCGTCGCTTCCCCGCCCGCTCTTGTCGAACCGGACATTGAGCCCTCGGTGGCCCGACCGGTGCCGGTCGTGCTCTCCGGTGACTCCGCCGCCGCGTTGCGTGCCCAGGCCGAACGCCTGCGCGACTGGGTGACGGCCGACGCCGACGCCCGTCCGGCCGACATCGGCTACTCCACCGTGACCACGCGCTCGCTGCTGAAGCACCGCGGCGTCGTCGTGGCCGCGGACCGCGTGGAACTGATGGCCGGCCTGGCCGCGATGGCGGCGGACGAACCGGCCGCGAACGTCGTGACGGGCTCCGTCACCCCCGGTTCCGGTGTGGTGTGGGTCTTCCCGGGCCAGGGCTCGCAGTGGGTCGGCATGGCCCGCGAGCTGTGGGACTCCTCGCCCGTGTTCGCTACCCGCATGTCCGAGTGCGAGCAGGTCCTCGGCGACCTGGTCGACTGGTCGCTGCGCGAAGTGCTCGCCGACGAGGCCGCGCTGGCCCGGGTGGACGTCGTCCAGCCCGCCCTGTTCGCGGTGATGGTGTCGCTGGCCGAGGTCTGGCGTTCGGTCGGCCTCGTGCCCGACGCCGTCGTGGGCCACTCCCAGGGCGAGATCGCGGCGGCGTGCGCGGCGGGCATCATCTCGCTGGCCGACGGGCTGCGGCTCGTGGTCGGCCGCAGCAAGGCCATCGACGCGGGCCTCTCGGGCCGCGGCACGATGGCGTCGCTGGCCATGCCCGCCGACGACGTGGACCAGGACAAGGTCTCCGTCGCGGCGGTGAACGGCCCCAACTCCGTGGTGATCTCCGGTGCGGTCGACGCGGTGCGCGCGGTCGTGGCCGACTGCGAGTCGCGCGGCATCCGCGCCAAGGTGATCCCGGTCGACTACGCGTCCCACTCGACGCACGTGGAGTCCGTCCGGGACGAGGTTCTCCGCGTCGCCGACGGCATCACGACGACGGACAGCGGCATCGCGTTCTTCTCGACGGTGACCGGCGGCCTCGTGGACGTGGCCGAGCTGGACGCCGAGTACTGGTTCCGGAACCTGCGCGAGCGCGTGCGGTTCAGCGAGACCATCAAGGCGCTGGCCGACGCGGGCCACAACACCTTCGTGGAACTCAGCCCGCACCCCGTGCTGACCGCCGCCATCCAGGACACCGTGGCCGACGTCGTCGTGCAGGGCACGCTGCGCCGGAACGAAGAGCAGTCCCGCCGCCTGCTGCTGTCGATGGCCGAACTGTGCACCAAGGGTGTCGCGGTGCGGTGGGAATCGCTGTTCGAGGGCGCCCGCCGCGTTGCGCTGCCCACCTACGCGTTCCAGCGGCAGTCGTTCTGGGTCTCCGGCGAGCGCGTCGAACACGAGGTGCCGCGGCCGGTCGGAACTCCGACGGTCGAGCCCGTGGAGACGCACGTCGAGCGGACCGCGAAGCGGCTCGCCGAGCAGGACCTGTGGACGCTGGTCCGGTCCCACTCGGCCGCCGTGCTCGGTCTGGCCGACCCCAAGGCGGTCGGCGCCGACAGCACGTTCAAGGAACTCGGCTTCGACTCGGTGACGGCGGTGGAGCTGAGCAACCGGCTCAACGCCGCGGCCGGCCTGAAGCTGCCGACCTCGCTGCTCTACGACCACCCGACGCCCAGCGCGGTCGTGCGGCACATGCGCGACCAGCTGTCCGGGTCGGAAGCCGACGAGCACCAGGTCGCGCCCGCCCGTGCCGCCGGCCACGACGAGCCGATCGCGATCATCGGCATGAGCTGCCGGTACCCCGGTGGCGTGGCGTCACCGGAAGACCTGTGGCGGCTGGTGGCCGACGGCGCCGACGCGATCACGCCGTTCCCGGACAACCGCGGCTGGCCGACGGCCGGCGGCGACTACGCCTCGGTCGGCGGTTTCCTGCACGACGCCGGTGACTTCGACCCGGGCTTCTTCCGCATCAGCCCGCGTGAAGCGCTGTCCATGGACCCGCAGCAGCGGCTGGTGCTGGAAGTGGTCTGGGAGGCGCTGGAGCGCGCCGGGCAGAACCCGAACGAGCTGCGCCGCACCCCGACCGCGGTCTTCCTCGGCGCGATGAGCCAGGACTACCTGCCGCGACTGGGCGAGGTGCCGGACGAAGTGGCCGGTCACGCCCTGACCGGCACCGCGTCCAGCGTGGTCTCCGGCCGCGTCGCCTACACCCTCGGCTTCGAGGGCCCGGCCGTGACCGTGGACACCGCGTGCTCGTCCTCGCTGGTGGCGCTGCACATGGCGGCGCAGTCGCTGCGTTCCGGTGACAGCTCGCTCGCGCTCGCCGGCGGTGTGACGATCATGTCCACGCCCGGCATCTTCATCGAGTTCTCCCGGCAGAACGGCCTGGCCGCGGACGGCCGCTGCAAGGCGTTCTCCGGTTCCGCCGACGGCACCGGCTGGTCCGAAGGCGTCGGCATGCTGGTGCTGGAGCGGCTGTCCGACGCCCGGCGCAACGGCCACCGCGTGCTCGCGGTGCTGCGCGGCAGCGCGATCAACCAGGACGGCGAGAGCAACGGACTCACCGCGCCGAACGGCCCCTCGCAGGAGCGGGTCATCCGGCAGGCGCTGGCCAACGCCGGACTGTCCACTGTGGACGTCGACGCGGTCGAGGCGCACGGCACCGGCACCCAGCTCGGCGACCCGATCGAGGCGCAGGCGCTGCTCGCCACCTACGGCAAGGAGCGGCCGGAGCCGCTGTGGCTCGGCTCGGTCAAGTCGAACATCGGCCACACGCAGGCCGCCGCCGGTGTGGCGGGCGTGATCAAGATGATCATGGCGATGCGACACGGGGTGCTGCCCCGGACCCTGCACGTCGACGAGCCGACCCCGCACGTCGACTGGACGACGGGCGCGGTCGAGCTGCTGACGGAGCGGCGTTCCTGGCCCGAGGCGGACCGGCCTCGCCGGGCGGGTGTGTCGTCGTTCGGGATCAGCGGCACCAACGCGCACGTGATCCTGGAGCAGGGTGACGTCGAGGAAGTCGCTGTCGAGGACGCCGAGCCGGACGCCGTCGTGCCCTGGCTGCTGTCGGCGCGCAACGCGTCGGCCCTGACCGGGCAGGCGGAACGGCTGCTGGCGGCGGTGTCCGCGGACACCGCGCCGCGCGTCGCCGATGTGGCGATGACGCTGGCCACCGGCCGTGCGGCCCTCGACCACCGCGCGGTCGTCTTCGGCACCGGACGGGCGGAGCTGCTGCCCGCGCTGGAGGCGTTGGCGACCGATGAGCGTGCGGCGGGCCTGGTCACGGGTTCTGCCTCGGTCATGCCGGAGGTCGGTGTCCTGTTCTCCGGGCAGGGCAGCCAGCGACTGGGCATGAGCCGCGAGCTTGTGCAGCGGTTCCCGGTGTTCGCCGAGGCGTGGAACACGGTGTGCGCGGAGTTCGCGCCTTTGCTCGACCACTCCATTGACGAGGTCGTGTCCGCCGAGCCCGACTCGGACCTGGCGGCGCTGCTGGACGAGACCGCGATGACGCAGCCGGCGCTGTTCGCCTTCGAGGTGGCGGCGTTCCGGTTGATCGAGTCGCTGGGCGTGGTCCCGGCGGTGCTGACCGGGCACTCGATCGGCGAACTGGCCGCGGCGCACGTGGCCGGCGTGTTCTCCCTCTCCGACGCGGTGAAGCTGGTGGCCGCACGAGGCCGCCTGATGCAGGCACTGCCGCGTGGCGGGGCGATGGTCGCCATCCAGGCCGACGAGGACGAGATCCGCGAGGCGCTCGACGGGTACGAGGAGACCGCCTCGATCGCCGCGATCAACGGCCCGCTGGCGACGGTCATCTCCGGTGAAGAAGACGCCGTCCTCGACATCGAGGGGATGTTCTCCGGCGCGGGCTACAAGACCCAGCGGCTCCGGGTCTCGCACGCCTTCCACTCGCCGCTGATGGAGCCGATGCTGGCGGAGTTCGAGCAGGTCGCGCGGTCGGTGTCGTACGCGACGCCGCAGCTGCCGGTCATCTCGAACGTGACCGGCGCGCTGGCCGGTGCCGGCGAGCTGGAGCGGCCCGAGTACTGGGTGCGCCACGTGCGCGAGGCGGTGCGCTTCGCGGACGGTGTGCGTGCCGCGGTGGCCGCCGGTGTCGGCGTGTTCGTGGAGGTCGGGCCGGACGGCGTGCTGGCCGCCATGGCGCAGGAGACCCTGGCGGAGGTCGCGCCGGACGTGACGGCCGTGCCGGTGGTGCGCAAGAAGCGCCCGGAGGTCCGGTCGCTGGTCGAGGCCTTGGCGCGGCTGCACGTCGCGGGTGTGCCGGTGGACTGGCGGGCGTACTTCACCGCAGTCGGGGTTGAGGGCCGTTCGGTCGACCTGCCCACCTACGCGTTCCAGCGGCAGCGGTACTGGGTGAAGGCGGAGGCCCCGCGCGGTGACGTCAGCGGCGCCGGGCTGACCGCGATCGAGCACCCGTTCCTGTCTGCGGTCACCGAGCTGGCCATCGGGGATCAGATCGTCCTCAGTGGACATGTTTCACCCGCGGTCGACGGCTGGCTGGCCGACCACCGCATCTTCGACGGTGTGGTGTTCCCCGGGGCTGCCTACGTCGAGATGGCGTTGCAGGCCATGGACTTGGCCGGGTGCGGTCGGGTCGCGGAGCTGACGCTGGAGAAGCCGCTGACGCTCGCGGCCGACTCGGTGCAGCTCCAGCTCACCATCGGCGGGGCCGACGACGCGGGCGCGCGGGAGATCGGCGTGCACTCGCGGGTGGTCGGGTCGCGGACGTGGACCCGGCATGCTGCCGGTGTCCTGGCTGTCGGCGTGGCCGTGCCCGAGTCCGCTCCGGAGACTTGGCCGCCGGCGGGTGCGGAGGCGGTGGACCTGGAGGCGTTCTACCCGGAGCTGGCCGATCGCGGTTACGGCTACGGGCACGCGTTCCGGGGGCTGCGCGGGTTGTGGCGTTCGGGCGAGGACGAGGTGTTCGGCGAGGTTCGGCTGCCGGACGAGGTCCCGCACGCTTCTTCTGGTTTTGTTGTGCACCCGGCGTTGTTCGACGCGGCCCTGCACCCGATCCTGTCGCTGCTGGCGGGGGAGGACTCGACGCAGGCGCTGCTGCCGTACGCGTGGTCCGGGGTGACCCGGCACGCGCTCGCCGGTCCGGACCTGCGGGTTCGGGTGGCGAAGATCGGCGTCAACGAGGTGTCGCTGCGGATCACCCGGCCGGACGGCGCGCTGGTGCTGTCGGTCGACTCGCTGGCTTTGATGCCCGCTTCGGTGGAGCAGTTGACGGCGAGCGCTACGGCGGACGCGTTGTTCGCGGTGGACTGGACCGCGCTGTCGGATTCGGCTGGGGCTGGGGCTGGGGATGCCGAGTTCACGCACGTGATGGCGAGCGTGGGCGTGGACGTGCCCGCTGCGGCCCGTGCCACCGCGCACGAGATGCTGGGCCAGCTGCGGAAGTGGCTGGACGACGGCACGCGTCGGGTCATCGTGACCCGTGGTGCGGTGGCGGTCAGCAAGGGTGAGGTGCCGGACCTGGCGCTCGCGCCGGTGTGGGGTTTGGTGCGGTCGGCACAGGCTGAGCACCCGGGTCGGTTCGTGCTGGTGGACACGGACGGGGATCAGGCTTCGCTGGCGGCGTTGGAGAAGCTGGACCTGTCCGAGCCGCAGGTGGCTATCCGCGGTGGTGTGGCGTATGTGCCGCGCTTGGCTGCGGCTCCTACCGCTTCGGTCGACCGTCCTCAGTGGACTGGCGGCACGGTGTTGCTCACCGGTGCCACCGGTGGGCTCGGCGGGTTGTTCGCCCGGCACCTGGTCGCTACGCACGGCGCACAGCGGTTGTTGATGCTCAGCCGACGTGGTGCCGCCGCACCTGGTGCGAGCGCTCTGGCCGAGGAGCTGACGGCGCTCGGCGCCGAGGTCGTGCACGCCGCCTGCGACGTGTCCGACCGTGACGCGTTGGCAGCGGAGATCGCGCGGATCCCGGCGGAAGCGCCGTTGACGGCTGTCGTGCACCTCGCGGGCGTGCTGGACGACTCCAGCGTGGAGTCCATGACGCCGGAACAGCTCGACCGGGTGTTCCAGCCGAAGGTCGACGCGGCGTGGCACCTGCACGAGCTGACCGCGGATCTGGGGTTGTCGGCGTTCGTCCTGTACTCGTCCGTCGCCGGTGTCTTCGGCACCGCGGGCCAGGCGAACTACGCCGCCGCCAACACGTTCTTGGACGCGTTGGCCGCGCAGCGCAGGGCCGAGGGCTTGCCCGCGGTGTCGTTGGCCTGGGGTCCGTGGGAGCTCGGCATGGCGGGCGAACTCGGTGACGCCGACCTGGCCCGGTTCCGCCGCGCCGGTTTCGTGCCGCTGCCCGCTGGTACGGGTACCGCTGTGTTCGACACCGCGTTGGGGCTGGATGCCGCTGTGGTCGTGGCGGCGGTGGTCGACCGGGCCGGGCTGCGTGAGCAGGAGAACGTGCACACGCTGTTCCACGGCATGGTCACGCCGCGGCAGCAGCCGAAGGTCGTGGAAACCGGTGGCGTGCCCCCGCTCGTGCAGCGGCTGGGCGAGCTGCCGGCGCAGGAGCGGACGGACGAAATGCTCCGGATGCTGCTGTCCACCTCGGCCCTGGTGCTCGGCTACCCGTCCACGGACGACATCGAAGCCGACATGTCGTTCAAGGAAATCGGATTCGATTCCCTGAGCGGCGTCGAATTCCGCAACCACGTCAAGAAGGACACCGGCGTAGAGATCCCCGCTACGATCATCTTCAACTACCCGACGCCCGCGGCACTGGCCGACCACCTGGTCGACCGGTTGTTCGGCGCGGACGTGTCGGAGCCGGTGGAACTGGACGAAAACACCGCAGAGGACGACGAACTGGACGAGGAGATCGACGGCCTCGACCTCGACGACCTCATCAACCGCGCGTTCTCGGAATGA